One Candidatus Neomarinimicrobiota bacterium genomic window, AAGCTGGATACCTCTTTTTCACGGATTATTACCGAAATGTTAAGGTGTAAATTAAGGAACCGCCCTGTACGGAACCGTACGCAGGGTGGTGTGAGAGGACGGATAGGGAATTAATCCCTATCCTCCTACTCGATTTTGTGTCTAACCCTAGTGTGCGTATACAGCGATAGCTGACATGACTTCCCGCTCCACCGTCTTCCCTGCCGGCCTATTCAGCAACATACCGTTCACCACCAGAGCCGATGATCCTCCCCCATCCAGATTGATGGCGTCTTCACACCCCAGCTCTAACATAATATTTGCCAGTTCAGGCAAATCTACACCACGACTTATCAACTGCCTGCCATCGACCAACAGGAGTATCAAATCTCCATCTGAGGTTATCCCGGCAGCCGTACGTGGATGAACCTCAGGGATGCTTGATCCAAAAAACACTTCCTCGTTAACGGGAATAAATACTTTCCCATCACGAAGCAGCAGAGGACCAGCTCCAAGAATATCTCGATAGGTCCAAAGATTTCGAAAACTATTTTCTTTTTGTTGACCAGGTTGACCGGGCATATTCTCAATCCCCTGCTCCCAACTGAAAACTGAATCTCCTGAAGAAGAGACCCAATTTATTTCAACAGCATTATTCTCATCGAAACCAATTGCCGACCGATGGAGATAAAACCTTTCTTCATCTTTTAGAACCGATGAAGTGGCAGCATGAATCAACTCCCCATCAACTTTCAATATCCCCACATGTTTAGCAGGATTCAAATCCATCCTGAAATAGCCTCCATTTATAATCACGGGTACACCGAGACGACGGGCAAATTCTGATACAGTTTCTGTTCTGTCCGAATCGTTGGAAACAACAACGCGACTCTCAATTTCAGGAAGAGACTCTCTGACAAGGACATACCAGGCTCTCAGGTTTGCACCGACATGAACTGACTGATAAACGGATATTCCCTCAGGTAATTCTTGATTAATCGAATCAATTGCTGACCACTCAAGACCAAGTCCAGGATATCCAACTGAGGAATCCCCGGATGTATTACAGCCAGAGAGCATCAGGATAGTGAGAATAGATAGAAAGAAGCGTATTAACATATTAACCAATATAGTGTGATAATATCCAATATCGAAAAGTGATTCTTGGGTTGGTTATTTTTTTTTGGACGAGTTAATCAGGAATACAGCTATAATCGAAATCGTTCCACCAAAGACAATATTCCACTTCAATGGCTCATTTAATATGAGCATAGCAAAGATCATTGCACTCAGAGGGACTGTGAATATAAATGCTGAGGCCTTCTCAGAGCCCAAACGGGAAGCAGCAATGAAATAGGCTGTTGTTGCAAATGCCATAGCTCCCACTGAAACGGACAATAGATTTAACCAGAAGCTGAGCCCCAGCCTAAACACCGAAAACACTTGAGATTTATCCACAAAGAGCAAAGCAAGGATTGAACTAAGCATGTAAAGCCAGAAGCTGTAGGTAAGTGTGCTCATGTGTTTATTAATTCTTGAGGAAATGAAGGTGAGGAAGGCCCAGGTGCTGGCGCATAGGACAAAGTATTGATTTCCGCTGGTAAATATGGCAGACCAACCATCTTGCCAGATGTTTATTAAGATGGTTCCACCCAGAATACCCAATAGAAGTCCCGCCAAGGAGCGTCCTCTGGGAATATTACGCCTTATAGTTGTTATGAGTAGAAATGTTAAGACTGGATTGAGTGTAGTGACCAGGACTCCACCCGCCCCAGCAGAGCCAATCAGGGTTCCTGTAAAATAGAAATGATTATAGAGAACCAGAAAAATAGCGGAAGCAACGATTGAGGGTAATCCTGCAAGCGTAATCCTCCATTGTGTGCCACGGACAATTAAGACTCCCAACATGAATATCCCAGCTATGAAGAATCTCCAGAACATGAGAATTGGGATGCTGGTAAATGTCCCCAGGATTTTTCCATTTGTCCAGGAGAGACCCCACAAGGACATGGATATGATCATGATGATATATAGAATAGTATGTTCTGATCTCTTCATCAAAACATGTTAATCCAGACGATTGATATTACCGCTATTGAATGTAGTTATATAAAAAAAGCCCCCACCAGTTTCGTGATGGGGACTTTATATTGAGTTTTAGTCAGGTTTTATTCAGAGGCTGCTACGTAGCGTGGATATACTGGTTCAAACATATTTTCTTTTACCCAGGCTTTGATATCCTTTGGTCTCTCAACACGAGCCAAGCCTTCATCAAATGCCATTTCGCATATAGCTGCCGCGATAGTTAGAGATATTTTTCGGATTTTCCTAAGATCTGGATATACAGTCCGCAGAGCGAGTTCCTCTTCTGTAACCATATCCGCCAGCGTTTTCGCTGCCATATAGAACATGGCATCGGTTACCTTTTTGGCCTGACAAAGTGAAGCGCCGAGACCGACTCCAGGAAAAATAAACATATTGTTGCCTTGACCTGGAACAAATATTTTACCTTTCATTCTGACTGGATCAAAGGGACTTCCACTTGCAAATATGGCTTTCCCTTTTGTCCACTTGTATGCTTCTTGGGCCGTACATTCAGATTTAGAGGTAGGATTAGAAAGAGCAAAAATGATGGGTTGCTTTGAATAATTCAGCATCTCCTTGATAATTTCTGGTGTGAATGTCTGACCCTGGCCACTTACGCCAACCAGAATAGTAGGCTTCACTGCTTTAATGACATCCATGAGATTATCTATGAGAGCTTCATCCCTGGCATAGGGTACTTTGTGATCCTGGAGCGGACGGGGACCATTCTTTACCACCAATCCCTGACTATCAATCAACCAGAATCGTTTTCTGGCCTCTTCTTCACTCATGCCACTTTCTTCAACAATTCCAGCCACAATCATGTCTGCTATACCAACCGCTGCTGAGCCTGCTCCGTAGAAAATGATACGCTGATCTGCGAGTTTCTCTTCTTTCATGCGCATACCGCCGAGTAGACCAGATAGAGCCACGGCGCCAGTGCCCTGGATATCATCATTAAAGCACAACACGTCTTCCCGGTATTTATTCAGTATTGGGAAGGCGTGATCGTTTGTAAAATCTTCCCACTGAATCAAAGCTTTGGGCCATCTGTCCTGTACAGCGTTGACAAATTCATCAACGATCTCATAGTATTCATCATCCCCAATACGATGTTGATTTAGTCCCAAATAGAGTGGATCAGCCAGTAATTCTTCGTTATTGGTTCCTGTATCCAGGAGAATAGGTAAGGTCTTACAGGGATAAACACCACCACCAGCGACATAGAGGGCAAGTTTTCCGATAGGTATACCCATTCCGTTGGCACCCAGATCGCCTAAACCAAGAATTCTGGATCCATCGGAGATCACAATAATGTCAATTTCATCTTGGTTCCAGTTATCGAAAATATCTCGAATATGGCCTTTGTCATTGGCACTGATATACATACCCCGATTTTTACGATATATATGGCCAAATTGCTGACAGGCTGCCCCTACAACAGGTGTATAGACAATCGGTGTCATCTCCATGAGGTTCTCAGTAAGCACTTTATAATAGAGAGTTTCGTTTCTATCATGAAGACTCGTGAGGAAAATAAATTTTTCCAATGGATCCGTTTTGCGTTGATAGTTTTCAAGAACCCTTAGAACCTGTTCTTCTATAGTAAATACTTTTGGTGGAACCAGACCACGTAGACCCAATGCTTCACGTTCTTCCTCTGTAAAGGCGGTTCCTTTGTTAAGTAGCGGTTCATTTAACACATCAGTGCCTCTGATGATCACCTCAAGCGGTTCATCTGGACTTTCCATCTGATAACGACGTTTTTTTACCATTCCCATGATTTTCCCCTTCTTAAACCTATTAATAAACATTAAGGGACACAATGTGCCGAAGTGAACCCTTTGCTAGTATTGATCTTTCATGCTAGCATAATTATGCAAAAATGATGCAAGCTTGGCACTATTCATGCAAATAAAATTCAACGATTCAAGATTTATTGATCAATACACGATTAAATAGCGGAGGGATAATGAAAGTAAGAAATCGTTGGTTTGTTGTTTTGGGGGCAGTTCTTATTCAATTGGCGTTGGGGGCTATTTATGCCTGGTCAGTTTTCACGCCGTCATTGGTGGATGCTGGTTGGACAAAAGCTATGACCCAAGCTGTTTTTGCTACCGGCCTGTTCTTTTTTGCGGTGGTAATGGTTATTGCAGGTAGAATTATGCCTAAACTTGGACCACGGAAGGTCTCTATGGCTGGTGGGTTCGTGTTAGGTTCAGGATACCTGCTTGCAGGATTATTCGGGGGGACCAACTTTATTGCCCTTCTCATCTTTATTGGAATGATAGGCGGAGCCGGAATTGGTTTGGCATATGTCGTCCCGATTGCTGTCGGTATGCGCTGGTTTCCAGATAAAAAAGGGCTGATCACAGGTCTGGCTGTTTCTGGTTTTGGCTTTGGTGCAACTTTATGGGTCAAACTGGCTGGATCATGGGGCTCACTCATTGCCCTTTATGGACTCAGTACAACTTTTACAGCTCTGGGTGCAGTTTTTATGCTGATGATCCTGGTTGGTGGCATCTGGATGATTTTTCCACCTGAGGGTTGGCTACCTGCTGGTTATACCCTACCTGTGGCTTCTGATGGATCTGCCATCAGCGATGAAAACCAATTTAACAGCACTGAAATGCTGAAGACTCCACAATTCCATTTTATATCAATGACTTTTGCCTTTGGTGCAAGTGCCGGACTCATGAGTATTGGCCTCATGAAGTTATGGCCCATGGTTGCCTTAACTGCCAACGGAATTGATAAGGTTGCTGCAAGTGCCATCGCCGGAACTGCCATGGCTGTATTTTTCTCTCTGGCAAATGGACTGGGTCGTATTGCCTGGGGTGCCATCAGTGATAGACTTGGACGTAAACAATCCATCGTGATAATGATGGCCACTCAGGGCGTTGTTGTGATTCTATTTCAATGGATGGCTGGAACACCAGCTCTCTTATATCTCGGAGCAACCCTTATCGGCTTTAATTTTGGAGGAAATTTTTCTCTCTTCCCAACAATTACTGCAGACACCTTTGGTACTAAATTTATTGGGCAGAATTATGGATGGATATTCTTAGCCTATGGCTTTGGTGGAATCCTTGGTCCCATCATGGGTGGCTGGCTTGGAGATATGGGTAATTTCCCTCTAGCCTTTACAATCTGTGGAATACTCTGCTTAATTGCTGCAGTGATTATGTCACAGATTAAACCACCGATTAAATCGACTTAAATACATTATTTAAAGTAGTATAAAAAAAGGAGACAGTTTTATCTGTCTCCTTTTTTTATACATATCTGTGGATCGTAAATCAGGTGTGTATCGAGGCTAACACTTTTGATTGATGAACACCTGTGAGTTCAACACCTACAATGGTATTCAACAGCTCCTCCGAGTTGCTGGGAATATGGACTTTTAGGTAATTTTCTGTCATACCTGTTAAAACCCCATTGTTCAAGCTCTCAAGCAAGACAAACTTTTTCTGATTTAGCTGTCGTAGGGCAAATGCCTGGTTCTTTTTGTCTGAAAGCTCCGTCAGGCGCTTGTTTCTATCTTTTCTATCCCTCATCCCCACCTTGCCTGGCAAATTGACAGCTTCAGTGTTGGGCCTCTCTGAATAGGTGAAAACATGGAGATAAGAGATATCAAGTGATTCGATGAGATCATAGGTCTCCTGGAAATCAGCCTCTCCCTCACCTGGGAAGCCGACGATGACATCCACACCTATTCCAGCATCGGGCATAACCGATCTAACAGCTTTGATACGGTCTTTGTATAGGTCAAGAGTATATCTGCGCTTCATAAGGCCGAGAATTTTATCCGAGCCGGCCTGCAAAGGAATATGAAAGTGCGGGAGGATACTTTTTGATTTTGAAACAAAATCGATTATTTCATTTGTAAGAAGATTGGGCTCGATTGATGAGATTCGAATGCGGTCAATTCCTACCACTCGGTCAAGTTTTCTCAGGAGATCTAGTAGAGTAATCTCCGATCCAAAACGGTAGTCACCCACATTTACGCCTGTGAGAACGATCTCCCTGACACCTCTAGCGGCGATTTCATAGGCCTGGGTAACCAGAATGTCTGGATCAATGCTGCGACTTTTCCCTCTGGCCAGCGGGATGGTACAATAGGTACAGGGGTAATCACAGCCATCCTGGATTTTTAAGAATGAACGCGTTCTGTCGCCCACAGAATATGATGGGGTACAGCCGTGTAATTCATCAATTTCAGTGTCGCGAATGATCAAGGGAGTTTCTTTTGGAGCGTTAAAATCAAGATGCTCAAGAAGATTGAATTTCTCCTTCGTCCCCAGCACCACATCAACATTGGATGTGGCTACAATATTTTCAGGTCTGAGTTGGGCATAGCATCCTATGACGGCAACTTTTGAATCTGGGGCCAGCCGTTTCACCTTGTTTACAATTTTACGAAACTCACGGTCAGCATTCTCTGTAACCGAGCAGGTGTTGATGACATACAGATCAGCTGCCTTGCTAAAATCTGTTTTTTCATACCCAGCTGACACAAATTGGCGGGATAAGGTTGAAGTTTCGGCGTAATTCAGTTTACAACCGAGTGTATGAAATGCGACCTTTTTTGTGCTATTAATCATCGCCATATTATAGTTACTGAATCTCAATGGAAAAGTTCATTATGGTTTTGCATTATCTGTGAATTATATCTCGAATATTTCCCCGTATAATGCTTATTTAACAGAAGAATCTCCCCGAATTCAGTTTGATTTAATAGGGATAAAATTATTTTGGAATCTCAAAGACATTAGGAGATTAATAATTCATGCATGAGCTCACTTTTTTTAGAACTTGGTTGCCCGTCATCTACCTCTATGTGGCAGGTGGAATCATCTTTTCAGCGGGAATGGTAATTATATATAAATCTAAATCGATTAAGCTTTCTCGTCCCATGCATAAGCGCTGGTTCTATGTACTCTTTTTCGGGTACTTCTATTATCTGGGGATTCATACATTTCTAACCTACGCAGCATTGAATTTCTAGGAGAGACTCATGGAACAAGCTATACAGACCACACCGATCTTCTGGATTATCATAGCTGGCTATTTTGCCCTGATCCTGGGATTTGGATCCTATTTCGCCAGATATAATAAAAACACAAATGACTTCTTTTTCAGTGGCCGTCGATTTTCATGGTGGCTGATCACCATGTCAATAGTTGCAACTGGCGTGGGATCACATTCATTTCTTAAATATTCAGCCAAAGCTTTTGAGCATGGTTTTTCCTCAACCATGACTTACATGAATGATTGGTTCTTTCTCCCATTCTTTCTTTTTGGTTGGTTGCCAATTGTTTACTATACACGTATTCGATCCATTCCCGATTATTTTGAGAGACGTTTTAATCGAAATGTACGTATCCTGGCAACCATAGCCATACTGGGTTACATGATTGGTTACATCGCAATAGGATTTCTCACCATGGGTAAAACCCTGGAGCCACTCCTGGGTTGGGATCTTTATACGATTATCTGGGTGGTCGCTATCATAGCAGGTATTTACATCACCTTTGGTGGCCAGACTGCAGTCATTTTTACTGATCTCGCCCAGGGATTTGTTCTGATATTCGCAGGTATATTGGTTTTCATTTTAGGAATCAACTATCTCGGTGGATTTGATGTCTTCTGGAATGCCCTTCCAATGGATTTTAAGCTCCCTCTCGCCCACTTTAATAAACCCAGCAATTTCAATTTTGTCGGGATATTCTGGCAGGATGGTGTGGCTGGTTCCGTTGGTTTTCTCTTTATGAACCAGGGTTTGATCATGCGTTTCATGGCGACGAAATCAGTGAATGAGGGACGCAAGGCTGCTGCTTTTAATATTTTATTCCTCCTCCCCATTTCAACAGTGGTTGTAAGTAATGCAGGTTGGGTTGGCAAAGCCATTAGTCTCGTGACACCCGAAAAATGGGATGCAACCATTAAGCTGGATCATGTATTCACCCAGGTGGCAGCACTGGTAACCTCATCGGAAATTGTATTTGCCTTTATTATTGCTGCCGTTGTCGCAGCGCTTATGTCTACTGTGGACACCCTGATCAACGCCGTTGCAGCGGTTGTAATTAATGATATATACCGGCCTATTGTAAAAGACCGGGACGATAAGCATTATTTAAAAGCCGCAATGTTCATATCCGCTGGCGCAACACTGTTGGGAGTTATTGCCGTTACATTCTTTGATAATTTCCCAACCCTATATGAAGCTCATGGGTTTTTCCATAGCACCATGACACCTCCATTGGTCATCGCCATATTTCTTGGTATTTTCTGGAAACGCTATACCACCCTGGCAGCTGTATCGACTTTCGTTGTAGGTGCCATTCTCATGTGGCTGGGTAACAAGTATCCTGCCGGTTTAATTGGTCCCTTTGATCACGGCATTGCAATGGATCCAGATCATCCCTACTCCTATATCAGAGCTCTCTACAATACATTTGTCTGTCTTGCGTCGGGTGTGGTGTTTTCCTTTATTTTCACCCGTAAGGTTGAGGTGAGAATCGAAAAGTTTACTGCCAATATTGTCGTAAATGCCAAAGCCCATCTCAATAGCACAGAACAACCCATCTCAGGTTTGGGAAGGGTTTATTACACA contains:
- a CDS encoding NAD-dependent malic enzyme — protein: MESPDEPLEVIIRGTDVLNEPLLNKGTAFTEEEREALGLRGLVPPKVFTIEEQVLRVLENYQRKTDPLEKFIFLTSLHDRNETLYYKVLTENLMEMTPIVYTPVVGAACQQFGHIYRKNRGMYISANDKGHIRDIFDNWNQDEIDIIVISDGSRILGLGDLGANGMGIPIGKLALYVAGGGVYPCKTLPILLDTGTNNEELLADPLYLGLNQHRIGDDEYYEIVDEFVNAVQDRWPKALIQWEDFTNDHAFPILNKYREDVLCFNDDIQGTGAVALSGLLGGMRMKEEKLADQRIIFYGAGSAAVGIADMIVAGIVEESGMSEEEARKRFWLIDSQGLVVKNGPRPLQDHKVPYARDEALIDNLMDVIKAVKPTILVGVSGQGQTFTPEIIKEMLNYSKQPIIFALSNPTSKSECTAQEAYKWTKGKAIFASGSPFDPVRMKGKIFVPGQGNNMFIFPGVGLGASLCQAKKVTDAMFYMAAKTLADMVTEEELALRTVYPDLRKIRKISLTIAAAICEMAFDEGLARVERPKDIKAWVKENMFEPVYPRYVAASE
- a CDS encoding OFA family MFS transporter; this encodes MKVRNRWFVVLGAVLIQLALGAIYAWSVFTPSLVDAGWTKAMTQAVFATGLFFFAVVMVIAGRIMPKLGPRKVSMAGGFVLGSGYLLAGLFGGTNFIALLIFIGMIGGAGIGLAYVVPIAVGMRWFPDKKGLITGLAVSGFGFGATLWVKLAGSWGSLIALYGLSTTFTALGAVFMLMILVGGIWMIFPPEGWLPAGYTLPVASDGSAISDENQFNSTEMLKTPQFHFISMTFAFGASAGLMSIGLMKLWPMVALTANGIDKVAASAIAGTAMAVFFSLANGLGRIAWGAISDRLGRKQSIVIMMATQGVVVILFQWMAGTPALLYLGATLIGFNFGGNFSLFPTITADTFGTKFIGQNYGWIFLAYGFGGILGPIMGGWLGDMGNFPLAFTICGILCLIAAVIMSQIKPPIKST
- a CDS encoding phosphodiester glycosidase family protein — translated: MLIRFFLSILTILMLSGCNTSGDSSVGYPGLGLEWSAIDSINQELPEGISVYQSVHVGANLRAWYVLVRESLPEIESRVVVSNDSDRTETVSEFARRLGVPVIINGGYFRMDLNPAKHVGILKVDGELIHAATSSVLKDEERFYLHRSAIGFDENNAVEINWVSSSGDSVFSWEQGIENMPGQPGQQKENSFRNLWTYRDILGAGPLLLRDGKVFIPVNEEVFFGSSIPEVHPRTAAGITSDGDLILLLVDGRQLISRGVDLPELANIMLELGCEDAINLDGGGSSALVVNGMLLNRPAGKTVEREVMSAIAVYAH
- a CDS encoding sodium:solute symporter family protein, which produces MEQAIQTTPIFWIIIAGYFALILGFGSYFARYNKNTNDFFFSGRRFSWWLITMSIVATGVGSHSFLKYSAKAFEHGFSSTMTYMNDWFFLPFFLFGWLPIVYYTRIRSIPDYFERRFNRNVRILATIAILGYMIGYIAIGFLTMGKTLEPLLGWDLYTIIWVVAIIAGIYITFGGQTAVIFTDLAQGFVLIFAGILVFILGINYLGGFDVFWNALPMDFKLPLAHFNKPSNFNFVGIFWQDGVAGSVGFLFMNQGLIMRFMATKSVNEGRKAAAFNILFLLPISTVVVSNAGWVGKAISLVTPEKWDATIKLDHVFTQVAALVTSSEIVFAFIIAAVVAALMSTVDTLINAVAAVVINDIYRPIVKDRDDKHYLKAAMFISAGATLLGVIAVTFFDNFPTLYEAHGFFHSTMTPPLVIAIFLGIFWKRYTTLAAVSTFVVGAILMWLGNKYPAGLIGPFDHGIAMDPDHPYSYIRALYNTFVCLASGVVFSFIFTRKVEVRIEKFTANIVVNAKAHLNSTEQPISGLGRVYYTLVWGFSNMVNSFVLNAADDEKLDGITVWTLDKAREMFKGSKPNDVPGEEPIVHWKLEESADSYVRFSHKQMEEMAANVGDLVYISDKRRWMGGLKSVHSVYAEPHDEDGIVYMTPDLIDAGLLTEGKALRAEKEM
- the mtaB gene encoding tRNA (N(6)-L-threonylcarbamoyladenosine(37)-C(2))-methylthiotransferase MtaB, with the translated sequence MINSTKKVAFHTLGCKLNYAETSTLSRQFVSAGYEKTDFSKAADLYVINTCSVTENADREFRKIVNKVKRLAPDSKVAVIGCYAQLRPENIVATSNVDVVLGTKEKFNLLEHLDFNAPKETPLIIRDTEIDELHGCTPSYSVGDRTRSFLKIQDGCDYPCTYCTIPLARGKSRSIDPDILVTQAYEIAARGVREIVLTGVNVGDYRFGSEITLLDLLRKLDRVVGIDRIRISSIEPNLLTNEIIDFVSKSKSILPHFHIPLQAGSDKILGLMKRRYTLDLYKDRIKAVRSVMPDAGIGVDVIVGFPGEGEADFQETYDLIESLDISYLHVFTYSERPNTEAVNLPGKVGMRDRKDRNKRLTELSDKKNQAFALRQLNQKKFVLLESLNNGVLTGMTENYLKVHIPSNSEELLNTIVGVELTGVHQSKVLASIHT
- a CDS encoding DMT family transporter → MKRSEHTILYIIMIISMSLWGLSWTNGKILGTFTSIPILMFWRFFIAGIFMLGVLIVRGTQWRITLAGLPSIVASAIFLVLYNHFYFTGTLIGSAGAGGVLVTTLNPVLTFLLITTIRRNIPRGRSLAGLLLGILGGTILINIWQDGWSAIFTSGNQYFVLCASTWAFLTFISSRINKHMSTLTYSFWLYMLSSILALLFVDKSQVFSVFRLGLSFWLNLLSVSVGAMAFATTAYFIAASRLGSEKASAFIFTVPLSAMIFAMLILNEPLKWNIVFGGTISIIAVFLINSSKKK